From Calonectris borealis chromosome 7, bCalBor7.hap1.2, whole genome shotgun sequence, one genomic window encodes:
- the SCD gene encoding stearoyl-CoA desaturase has product MPAHLLQEEEFSSASSTTTVGTVTSRVTRNGDAVMEKDLLNHEDLAGDRGMIDDIFDETYREKEGPKPPMRYVWRNIILMSLLHLGGIFALTLIPSAKIQTLAWAVLCFLVSALGITAGSHRLWSHRSYKATLPLRIFLTIANSMAFQNDIYEWVRDHRVHHKFSETDADPHNAMRGFFFSHIGWLLVRKHPDVIEKGQKLDLSDIKADKVVMFQRRYYKPSVVLLCFTLPTVVPWYFWDESIVISFFIPAILRYTIGLNATWLVNSAAHMFGNRPYDQNINPRENPLVSLGALGEGFHNYHHTFPYDYSTSEFGWRFNLTTAFIDLMCLLGLASDRKKVSKEVILARKMRTGDGSHKSG; this is encoded by the exons ATGCCTGCGCacttgctgcaggaggag GAGTTCTCCTCCGCTTCCAGCACCACCACTGTCGGCACCGTCACCTCCCGGGTGACCAGGAATGGGGATGCCGTCATGGAGAAGGACTTACTCAATCACGAGGACTTGGCAGGAGACCGGGGCATGATAGACGATATCTTTGATGAGACCTACCGGGAGAAGGAGGGCCCCAAGCCCCCCATGCGATACGTCTGGAGGAATATCATCCTCATGAGCCTGCTGCATCTAGGGGGCATATTTGCATTGACGCTGATACCTTCTGCAAAGATCCAGACATTGGCATGGG ccGTTCTGTGTTTCCTGGTGAGTGCTCTGGGAATAACAGCTGGATCTCACCGCCTCTGGAGCCATCGGTCCTACAAAGCCACGCTGCCCCTGCGGATCTTCTTGACTATTGCAAACTCCATGGCCTTCCAG AATGACATCTACGAGTGGGTCCGGGACCACCGTGTCCATCACAAGTTCTCCGAGACAGACGCAGACCCTCACAACGCCATGCGGGGCTTCTTCTTCTCCCACATTGGCTGGTTGCTGGTGCGCAAGCACCCAGACGTCATAGAGAAGGGCCAGAAGCTGGACCTGAGTGACATAAAGGCTGACAAAGTGGTGATGTTCCAGCGGAG ATACTACAAGCCCTCAGTGGTGTTGCTGTGCTTCACGCTGCCCACTGTAGTGCCCTGGTACTTCTGGGACGAATCCATCGTCATCAGCTTCTTCATTCCAGCTATCCTGCGCTACACCATAGGGCTCAATGCCACTTGGCTAGTGAACAGTGCTGCTCACATGTTTGGCAACCGGCCATATGATCAGAACATCAACCCACGGGAGAACCCCCTGGTCAGCCTGGGGGCCCTAG GAGAAGGCTTCCACAATTATCACCACACCTTCCCCTACGACTACTCCACTAGTGAATTTGGCTGGCGCTTCAACTTAACCACAGCCTTCATCGACCTCATGTGCCTCCTGGGGCTGGCCAGTGATCGCAAGAAGGTCTCCAAGGAGGTCATCCTGGCTCGTAAAATGCGGACTGGAGATGGGAGTCACAAGAGTGGCTGA